The Rickettsia endosymbiont of Cantharis rufa genome segment ATAATAGCAAACCACAGCCCACTATATGCGAGTATAATAAAGATAGTTATAAATAATATGACTTCAAGAGTTTTTTTCATTATTTTGGTATTTTTGTAATATCGATGTCATTCCCTCGAAAGCAGGGATGACGTATCCGTCCTATAACAAAGCCCTTTGGCAGGAATGACCTATATCTTTTATTTACACAATTTTGTATATTCCTTATTCAATTTTATAACATTCCAAATCCATAAACTCATCATAGCTATAAAGATTACTAATAAATATATTATAATAGAATCAAAGGTAGCAGTCGGAATAATAATAAATATTAAAGACTGGATAAATGCTCCGAGCGATTTACCGAATTTAGTACCTATTACCTCTACGGCAGCTTTTCCCTTAGTTCTAAGCTCTAAAGATAAAGGAATATACGCCATTTCTTTTGTTGAATCGAATAATGAATATTTAGACGACTTACTAAGTATGTTCTGAATTGCTCCGACAATAATCGCTGCATATAGAAGATTAAAATCATTGAAACATGATCCTATTTCTTCAATAAAAATTATAAAGATAAAAAACATCAAGCCGGTAATAGACAACATAGTAGGAGTTAATAATGCAGAAATAAGCCAACCTAGTCTTCTAAGAATATTGCTGCCTATTATCATGAAAGTAACACATGATATCCCCATCCAAATATTAAACCTGCCCATAAAATTAACATAGTCTATAGTGCTTGGATATAATTCTTTTATTTTTGCTTTCCACGGTCCTTCAACTATATTTATTAATAATCCATAACAGATTATTAATAAAGCAATACGACCTATATACTTTGAGTGCATTACTAATTTAATACTTTCAACTACCGAAAGTTTTGTTTTCGTTTTAGCCGTAACTTTTTTTGTATCTAAAACATTTATGGAATCCGTTAGAATAAATCTATTTATTACTCTAAATAGAAGCATAGCAATTATTCCTGCGGCAACAATAATTGACATGATAGGCTGAAGCATTATAGATTCTCCGGCAGTTGAATTAAAGGAATTTGGTAATAATTTTGAATCAATAACGCTCTGCCCGTCTGAGAAATAGACAAGTACACTGCCTGCCATTATAAGACCAATATTGCCAACCATTCCAAGAACAGGATAGAATCTTTTAGCTTTGCTAGTATCAAAAATGTGATTGGCAAACTGCCAAAACATTAAGTTTATAACTACTGCACTCCATAATTCCGAGAAAATATACATAAGTGCATAACTCCATTTACTACCTATCTTAATGAACCATTTAAAATTAGGGTAT includes the following:
- the tlc3 gene encoding nucleotide exchange transporter Tlc3, which encodes MLSPKIFFEKVKEIIWPIERKELKLFILMALMMLCILFNFGTLRSIKDSLVVPSMGAEIISFLKLWLVLPSCIIFTVLYVKLSNKLNFEYIFYIIVGSFLLFFLLFAYIIYPNQDIYHPNGEMISNLIASYPNFKWFIKIGSKWSYALMYIFSELWSAVVINLMFWQFANHIFDTSKAKRFYPVLGMVGNIGLIMAGSVLVYFSDGQSVIDSKLLPNSFNSTAGESIMLQPIMSIIVAAGIIAMLLFRVINRFILTDSINVLDTKKVTAKTKTKLSVVESIKLVMHSKYIGRIALLIICYGLLINIVEGPWKAKIKELYPSTIDYVNFMGRFNIWMGISCVTFMIIGSNILRRLGWLISALLTPTMLSITGLMFFIFIIFIEEIGSCFNDFNLLYAAIIVGAIQNILSKSSKYSLFDSTKEMAYIPLSLELRTKGKAAVEVIGTKFGKSLGAFIQSLIFIIIPTATFDSIIIYLLVIFIAMMSLWIWNVIKLNKEYTKLCK